From a region of the Armatimonadota bacterium genome:
- a CDS encoding diacylglycerol kinase family protein, which translates to MPSPFRDALSAALWGVRYAVRTQRNLRVHLAVALGVCLVSLWLRVRPLEAALLVVLMGMVVTAELFNTSLEALVDAVIPERREAARVVKDVSAAAVLVAALIAVAGGALVLGPALLARLRLTSGWVTPAVLGALALGAAAGLLRLSRARPPWYDGADPPPRSEEGRAGRSRREERS; encoded by the coding sequence ATGCCTTCCCCCTTCCGTGATGCCCTGAGCGCGGCGCTTTGGGGGGTCCGGTACGCCGTCCGGACCCAGCGCAACCTCCGCGTCCACTTGGCCGTGGCGTTGGGGGTGTGCCTGGTGAGCCTGTGGCTCCGCGTCCGTCCCCTGGAGGCGGCCCTGCTCGTGGTGCTCATGGGGATGGTGGTGACCGCGGAACTTTTCAACACCAGCCTGGAGGCCCTGGTGGACGCGGTGATCCCGGAGCGGAGGGAGGCGGCGCGCGTGGTGAAGGACGTGTCCGCGGCCGCGGTCCTCGTGGCCGCTCTCATCGCGGTTGCGGGCGGGGCCCTCGTCCTGGGCCCCGCCTTGCTCGCACGACTGAGACTGACCAGCGGGTGGGTGACGCCCGCGGTGCTGGGAGCCCTGGCCCTCGGCGCCGCGGCGGGTCTCCTCCGGTTGAGCCGGGCCCGTCCCCCGTGGTATGATGGGGCTGACCCGCCCCCGCGGAGCGAAGAAGGGAGGGCGGGTCGGTCAAGGAGGGAGGAACGGTCCTGA
- the ybeY gene encoding rRNA maturation RNase YbeY — MRRAGRSVVAVRNDQGTHPVDVRSLRRAVRATLRQEGIEEPVEVSVVLVDDAAIRALNRTYLGRDEPTDVLAFPQPGPHVGRWVLGDVVISVDRAAEQAREAGWSLHEELMLLTVHGTLHLLGYRDEAASDRARMWERQEAVLRALRIRGPSHAFPLP, encoded by the coding sequence TTGAGGCGCGCCGGGCGCAGCGTCGTGGCGGTGCGCAACGATCAGGGCACCCATCCCGTTGACGTGCGCTCCCTCCGGCGGGCGGTGCGGGCCACGTTGCGGCAGGAGGGGATCGAGGAGCCCGTGGAGGTGAGCGTGGTGCTGGTAGACGACGCCGCCATCCGCGCCCTGAACCGCACCTACCTCGGTCGGGACGAGCCCACGGACGTCCTGGCGTTCCCTCAACCGGGACCGCACGTGGGCCGCTGGGTGCTGGGGGACGTGGTGATCTCCGTGGACCGGGCGGCGGAGCAGGCCCGGGAGGCGGGATGGTCTCTCCACGAGGAGCTCATGTTGCTCACGGTGCATGGGACCCTGCACCTCCTGGGCTACCGGGACGAGGCCGCGTCGGACCGCGCCCGGATGTGGGAGCGGCAGGAGGCCGTCCTCCGAGCCCTGCGGATCCGGGGACCCTCCCATGCCTTCCCCCTTCCGTGA
- a CDS encoding VOC family protein, with the protein MTVRIERVHHVHLTGPPGCEAQARWFYGELLGLREIPKPPGLAERGGVWFLAPNCEVHVGVEDPKLLVRSRRHVCFEVDDLDEARVILLSNGIAVQDLPPQPGVRRFFCRDPFGNQIELISSEDAARRAEALDQAASLAE; encoded by the coding sequence GTGACCGTGCGCATCGAGCGGGTACACCACGTACACCTCACAGGCCCGCCGGGATGCGAGGCGCAGGCCCGGTGGTTCTACGGGGAACTTTTGGGTCTGCGGGAGATTCCGAAGCCCCCGGGGCTTGCGGAGCGGGGGGGCGTATGGTTCCTGGCGCCCAACTGTGAGGTCCACGTGGGGGTGGAGGACCCGAAACTCCTGGTGCGGTCGAGGCGGCACGTGTGCTTCGAGGTGGACGACCTGGACGAGGCCCGGGTGATCCTGCTGAGCAATGGGATCGCGGTCCAGGACCTGCCGCCTCAACCGGGGGTTCGTCGGTTCTTCTGCCGGGACCCCTTCGGCAATCAGATCGAGCTCATCAGCAGCGAGGACGCCGCCCGCCGGGCGGAGGCCCTGGACCAGGCGGCGAGCCTTGCGGAATGA
- the uvrA gene encoding excinuclease ABC subunit UvrA: MPLDRIIVRGAREHNLKNLTVEIPREKLVVFTGISGSGKSTLAFDTIYAEGQRRYVESLSAYARQFLGLMEKPDVDAIEGLSPAVSIDQKGAPRNPRSTVGTVTEIYDYLRLLFARIGQPHCPVCNRPIARQTPEQIADRILALPEGTRIYVMGPVVRGRKGEYRQLFEDLRRQGFVRVRVDGVLYELGEEISLDRNRKHDVEVVVDRLVVRQDVRSRLHDSLETALKLGQGLVHVWREGSDGSGEVLVFSTAFACPDHGTTLPEIEPRIFSFNSPYGACPACSGLGFRQEMDPDLILDMDKPLLEGAVVPWAESASEYYTELLRALAQAHGVDPKAPLRKLPKSFIRALLYGWDEPIRVRYHNRYGILRVYETTFEGVVHHLERRYRETDSEYVKEELERYMSTTPCPECRGTRLRRESLAVRVGGKNIAEVTAMTVRRCLEFLDHLSLTEREALIAAQILKEVRARLGFLVNVGLDYLTLDRPANTLSGGEAQRIRLATQIGSGLMGVLYVLDEPSVGLHQRDNHRLIETLKRLRDLGNTVIVVEHDEDTIRAADWIVDIGPGAGVHGGEVVVSGTLEDVIREPRSLTGQYLSGKRRIPVPERRRPPRGGRLVVRGAREHNLKNIDVAFPLGVFICVTGVSGSGKSTLVDEILYRALAQRVMGARVRPGAHEGIEGVHLIDKVINIDQSPIGRTPRSNPATYTKTFDLIRELFAQLPEARMRGYKPGRFSFNVRGGRCEACEGDGIVRIEMHFLPDVYVPCEVCKGKRYNRETLQVLYKGKSIADVLEMTVDEALEFFGAVPRLRHKLQTLHDVGLGYIKLGQPATTLSGGEAQRVKLAAELSRRDTGRTLYILDEPTVGLHFADVERLLQVLHRLVDAGNTVVVIEHNLDVIKTADWIIDLGPEGGDGGGWVIAEGTPEEVAAQDHSYTGQFLRRVLDPEKVEAARRRIQAQRATPEAVAGTR, from the coding sequence ATGCCGCTGGACCGGATCATCGTACGGGGCGCGCGGGAGCACAATCTGAAGAACCTGACCGTGGAGATTCCCCGGGAGAAGCTGGTGGTCTTCACGGGGATCTCGGGGTCCGGGAAGTCCACCCTGGCCTTCGACACCATCTACGCGGAGGGGCAGCGCCGGTACGTGGAGTCCCTGTCCGCGTATGCCCGGCAGTTCCTGGGCCTTATGGAGAAGCCGGATGTGGACGCCATCGAGGGCCTCTCCCCCGCGGTCTCCATCGATCAGAAGGGTGCCCCCCGCAATCCCCGATCCACCGTGGGCACGGTCACGGAGATCTACGACTACCTGCGGTTGCTGTTTGCCCGCATCGGCCAACCCCACTGTCCCGTCTGCAACCGTCCCATCGCCCGCCAGACCCCGGAGCAGATCGCGGACCGGATCCTGGCCCTCCCGGAGGGCACCCGGATCTACGTGATGGGCCCCGTGGTGCGGGGCCGCAAGGGCGAGTACCGCCAGCTGTTCGAGGACCTGCGGCGACAGGGGTTTGTGCGGGTGCGGGTGGACGGGGTGCTGTACGAGCTCGGGGAAGAGATCTCCCTGGACCGGAACCGCAAGCACGACGTCGAGGTGGTGGTGGACCGGCTGGTGGTTCGGCAGGATGTCCGTTCACGTCTGCACGACTCCCTGGAGACCGCCCTCAAGCTCGGCCAGGGGCTCGTGCACGTGTGGCGGGAGGGCTCGGACGGATCCGGGGAGGTCCTGGTCTTCTCCACCGCCTTCGCCTGCCCGGACCACGGGACCACCCTGCCGGAGATCGAGCCCCGGATCTTCTCCTTCAACAGCCCCTACGGGGCCTGCCCCGCCTGTTCGGGACTCGGGTTCCGGCAGGAGATGGACCCGGATCTGATCCTGGACATGGACAAGCCGCTCCTGGAAGGCGCGGTGGTGCCCTGGGCGGAGTCCGCGAGCGAGTACTACACGGAGTTGCTGCGCGCCCTGGCCCAGGCCCACGGGGTGGACCCGAAAGCCCCCCTCCGGAAGCTCCCGAAATCCTTCATCCGGGCCCTGCTGTACGGGTGGGACGAGCCCATCCGGGTGCGCTACCACAACCGGTACGGGATCCTGCGGGTCTACGAGACCACCTTCGAGGGCGTGGTGCACCATCTCGAGCGCCGCTACCGGGAGACGGACTCGGAGTACGTGAAGGAGGAGCTCGAACGCTACATGAGCACCACGCCCTGCCCGGAGTGCAGGGGCACGCGGCTGCGGCGGGAGAGCCTCGCGGTGCGGGTGGGCGGGAAGAACATCGCGGAAGTCACCGCCATGACCGTGCGACGGTGCCTGGAGTTCCTCGACCACCTCTCCCTGACCGAGCGGGAGGCCCTCATCGCGGCCCAGATCCTGAAGGAGGTGCGGGCCCGGCTGGGGTTCCTGGTGAACGTGGGGCTCGATTACCTCACCCTGGACCGGCCCGCCAACACCCTCTCCGGCGGGGAAGCCCAGCGCATCCGCCTCGCCACCCAGATCGGCTCGGGACTGATGGGGGTTCTGTACGTCCTGGACGAACCCAGCGTGGGCCTCCACCAGCGGGACAACCACCGGCTCATCGAGACCCTGAAGCGCCTGCGGGATCTGGGGAACACCGTCATCGTGGTGGAGCACGACGAGGACACGATTCGCGCCGCGGACTGGATCGTGGACATCGGGCCGGGGGCCGGCGTCCACGGGGGGGAGGTGGTGGTCAGCGGGACCCTGGAGGACGTGATCCGGGAGCCCCGGTCCCTCACGGGGCAGTACCTCTCCGGCAAGCGTCGGATCCCCGTACCGGAGCGCCGCCGTCCCCCGAGGGGCGGGCGCCTCGTGGTGCGGGGCGCCCGGGAGCACAACCTGAAGAACATCGACGTGGCCTTCCCCCTCGGGGTGTTCATCTGCGTCACGGGGGTGTCCGGCAGCGGGAAGTCCACCCTGGTGGATGAGATCCTCTACCGGGCCCTGGCCCAGCGGGTCATGGGGGCCCGGGTGCGGCCGGGCGCCCACGAGGGCATCGAGGGCGTGCACCTCATCGACAAGGTGATCAACATCGATCAGTCGCCCATCGGCCGTACGCCCCGCAGCAACCCTGCCACCTACACGAAGACCTTCGACCTCATCCGGGAGCTCTTCGCGCAGCTCCCGGAGGCCCGGATGCGGGGCTACAAGCCGGGCCGCTTCTCCTTCAACGTGCGGGGCGGCCGGTGCGAGGCCTGCGAGGGCGATGGGATCGTGCGGATCGAGATGCACTTCCTTCCGGACGTGTACGTGCCGTGCGAGGTGTGTAAGGGCAAGCGCTACAACCGGGAGACCCTGCAGGTCCTGTACAAGGGGAAGTCCATCGCGGATGTGCTGGAGATGACCGTGGACGAGGCCCTGGAGTTCTTCGGGGCCGTCCCTCGGCTCCGGCACAAGCTGCAGACCCTGCACGACGTGGGATTGGGCTACATCAAACTTGGGCAACCCGCCACCACCCTCTCGGGCGGGGAGGCCCAGCGGGTGAAGCTGGCGGCGGAGCTCTCCCGCCGGGACACGGGCCGCACCCTGTACATCCTGGACGAACCCACCGTGGGCCTGCATTTTGCGGACGTGGAGCGGTTGCTGCAGGTGCTGCACCGGCTGGTGGATGCGGGCAACACCGTGGTCGTCATCGAGCACAACCTGGACGTGATCAAGACCGCGGACTGGATCATCGACCTGGGGCCGGAGGGAGGGGACGGGGGCGGCTGGGTGATCGCGGAGGGAACGCCCGAGGAGGTGGCGGCCCAGGACCACTCCTACACGGGCCAGTTCCTCCGGAGGGTGCTGGACCCGGAGAAGGTGGAGGCGGCCCGACGGCGCATCCAGGCCCAGAGGGCGACTCCGGAGGCGGTGGCGGGAACCCGATGA
- a CDS encoding hemolysin family protein, with product MDDSGSWVPYVLLGVLILLSAFFSLAEVALLGVSSKRLRELAEAKGSLRASIALRLLEHPSRLASTLMVGSTMARLAAAVVAARMAIEGLGFGRGEVVAFLVMTVGILLAAEVLPRAMGARHRETCALWCAVPAYLWAALMAPVGALLARLPLDRTGITQEELRMLVEAGEANGALEAGEREMISSIFEFRETIVREIMVPRVDIRAVPAGAKLMEIVDLLLREGHSRYPVYRETVDQVVGVVYVKDLFRYIREGRTEITAEEIMRPAYFVPETKKVDELFREMRQNHVHLAIVVDEYGGTAGLVTIEDVLEEIVGEIRDEYDVEELPSLVRVDESTALVDARMLLEDVNETLGLALPTDEVDTVGGLVYSRLGHVPAQGEEITVNGVLIRVEEVEGHRIARVRIQKITPQAAPSRT from the coding sequence TTGGACGACTCAGGCAGCTGGGTTCCGTACGTCCTGCTGGGCGTCCTGATCCTCCTTTCCGCCTTCTTCTCCCTCGCCGAGGTCGCCCTTCTCGGTGTGAGCTCCAAGCGGTTGCGGGAGCTCGCGGAGGCAAAGGGGTCCCTACGTGCCTCCATCGCCCTTCGCCTGCTGGAGCATCCCTCCCGACTGGCCAGCACCCTGATGGTGGGGAGCACCATGGCGCGGCTGGCCGCCGCCGTGGTCGCCGCCCGGATGGCCATTGAGGGGCTGGGCTTCGGGCGGGGGGAAGTGGTGGCCTTCCTGGTCATGACGGTAGGGATCCTGCTCGCCGCGGAGGTTCTGCCGAGGGCGATGGGGGCGCGTCACCGGGAGACCTGTGCCCTGTGGTGCGCGGTCCCGGCCTACCTCTGGGCTGCGCTGATGGCGCCCGTGGGTGCCCTCCTCGCCCGGCTCCCGCTGGACCGGACCGGGATCACCCAGGAGGAGCTGCGTATGCTGGTGGAGGCGGGAGAGGCGAACGGGGCCCTGGAAGCTGGGGAGCGGGAGATGATCTCCTCCATCTTCGAGTTCCGGGAGACCATCGTGCGGGAGATCATGGTGCCCCGGGTGGACATCCGGGCGGTCCCCGCGGGCGCGAAGCTGATGGAGATCGTCGACCTGCTCCTCCGGGAGGGCCATTCCCGATACCCCGTGTACCGGGAGACCGTTGACCAGGTGGTGGGCGTGGTGTACGTGAAGGACCTCTTCCGGTACATCCGGGAGGGCCGGACGGAGATCACCGCGGAGGAGATCATGCGGCCCGCGTACTTCGTGCCGGAGACCAAGAAGGTGGACGAGCTGTTCCGGGAGATGCGGCAGAACCACGTCCACCTGGCCATCGTGGTGGACGAGTACGGGGGCACCGCGGGCCTGGTCACCATCGAGGACGTCCTGGAGGAGATCGTGGGCGAGATCCGGGACGAGTACGACGTGGAGGAACTCCCCTCCCTGGTGCGGGTGGACGAGTCCACCGCGCTCGTGGACGCCCGCATGCTTCTGGAGGACGTGAACGAGACCCTGGGGCTTGCGCTCCCCACGGACGAGGTGGACACGGTGGGCGGGTTGGTCTACAGCCGATTGGGCCACGTGCCCGCCCAGGGCGAGGAGATCACGGTGAACGGGGTCCTGATCCGGGTGGAGGAGGTGGAGGGACACCGCATCGCCCGGGTTCGGATCCAGAAGATCACTCCCCAGGCGGCGCCGAGCCGCACCTGA
- a CDS encoding rhodanese-like domain-containing protein gives MAEDLPRMTVQEVARRLGTPGFYVFDNNHPRRWATGHVPGARHLDPGGFTAADLPPDRDAVLVFYCSGPR, from the coding sequence GTGGCAGAGGACCTCCCGAGGATGACCGTGCAGGAAGTGGCCCGGCGTCTTGGGACGCCGGGATTCTACGTCTTCGACAACAACCACCCCCGACGCTGGGCGACCGGGCACGTACCGGGGGCCCGGCACCTGGACCCGGGTGGGTTCACCGCGGCGGACCTGCCGCCGGATCGGGACGCGGTGCTGGTCTTTTACTGCTCCGGCCCCCGCTGA
- the era gene encoding GTPase Era, producing the protein MSVFRSGFIALLGPPNAGKSTLTNALVGTKVAIVTPIPQTTRTAIRGVVHLPHAQMVLVDTPGVHSPKHRLGEHMMRTARAALQEADAVLLVLDVSRPVGPETEMAVALARQSGRPVVVALNKCDLASPREIEAREAWVRAELGEARVVRTSALRGQGLPELVEILVGLLPPGPRYFEEEDLTDQPLQRLVAELIREKAMERVREEVPHAVGVEIEEFREKPEEGLTYIRATLHVEKPSHKPILIGKGGRMIREIGTAARKEIEALLGTRVYLDLWVKVSEDWRDDERMIRALYPS; encoded by the coding sequence ATGAGCGTTTTCCGGAGCGGATTCATCGCCCTCCTGGGCCCGCCCAACGCGGGGAAATCCACCCTCACCAACGCCCTGGTGGGCACCAAGGTGGCCATCGTCACCCCCATCCCCCAGACCACCCGCACCGCCATCCGGGGCGTGGTCCACCTTCCCCATGCCCAGATGGTGCTGGTGGACACCCCGGGCGTCCACTCCCCCAAGCACCGGCTGGGCGAGCACATGATGCGGACCGCCCGCGCGGCCCTGCAGGAGGCGGACGCGGTCCTCCTCGTCCTGGATGTCAGCCGGCCCGTGGGTCCGGAGACGGAGATGGCGGTGGCCCTGGCCCGGCAGAGCGGTCGGCCCGTGGTGGTGGCCCTGAACAAGTGCGACCTGGCCTCCCCCCGGGAGATCGAGGCCCGGGAGGCCTGGGTGCGGGCGGAGCTTGGCGAGGCCCGGGTGGTGCGCACGAGCGCCCTGCGGGGCCAGGGGCTTCCGGAGCTCGTGGAAATCCTGGTGGGGCTGCTGCCTCCCGGCCCCCGGTACTTCGAGGAGGAGGACCTCACGGACCAGCCCCTCCAGCGACTGGTGGCGGAACTGATCCGGGAGAAGGCCATGGAGCGGGTGCGGGAGGAGGTGCCGCACGCGGTCGGGGTGGAGATCGAGGAGTTCCGGGAAAAACCCGAAGAGGGCCTCACGTACATCCGGGCCACCCTGCACGTGGAGAAGCCTTCCCACAAACCCATCCTGATCGGAAAGGGCGGCCGTATGATCCGGGAGATCGGGACCGCGGCCCGAAAGGAGATCGAGGCCCTGCTGGGGACCCGGGTGTACCTGGACCTTTGGGTGAAGGTGAGCGAGGACTGGCGGGATGACGAGCGGATGATCCGTGCCCTCTACCCCTCCTGA
- a CDS encoding cytidine deaminase, protein MRRELPEDTAQRLLRAARAVRRRAYAPYSRFRVGAAVLAPDGSVYTGCNVENGSYGLSVCAERVAVQKAVSEGQRRVVAVAVAGPEGTELLPCGACRQVLLEFRTRFVVTAGRGHLRIYRMEELLPQPFRRPG, encoded by the coding sequence ATGCGCAGGGAACTCCCAGAGGACACCGCCCAGCGGCTGCTCCGGGCCGCCCGGGCGGTCCGGCGGCGTGCGTACGCCCCCTACTCCCGCTTCCGGGTGGGCGCCGCGGTGCTGGCACCGGACGGGTCCGTGTACACGGGATGCAACGTGGAGAACGGGTCCTACGGGCTTTCGGTGTGCGCGGAGCGGGTGGCGGTGCAGAAGGCGGTGAGCGAGGGGCAGCGCCGGGTGGTGGCGGTGGCGGTGGCAGGGCCGGAGGGCACAGAACTCCTGCCGTGTGGGGCGTGCCGCCAGGTGCTCCTGGAGTTCCGCACGCGGTTCGTGGTGACCGCGGGACGGGGGCATCTCCGGATCTACCGCATGGAGGAGCTCCTGCCGCAGCCCTTCCGGCGGCCCGGATGA
- the uvrB gene encoding excinuclease ABC subunit UvrB, with product MPEFRMVTDLPPRGDQPKAIEELVRSLRAGHKYTTLLGVTGSGKTYTMARVIERMQRPTLVIAHNKTLAAQLYSEFREFFPHNAVRYFVSYYDYYQPEAYVPQLDLYIAKDASINEEIDRLRHATTKALMERRDVIVVASVSCIYGLGRPEDYREVTLVVRRGERRAREEILRRLVDIQYERNDVDFARGRFRVRGDVIEVFPSYEDHAVRIELFGDEVDRLLELDPLTGEVLEEKEAVAIWPAKHWVTTEDRLARALRSIEEELQERVAWFRAQGRLLEAQRLEFRTRYDMELLRETGYCPGIENYSRHLDGRAPGERPGCLLDYFPRDYLMFIDESHVTVPQIKGMHEGDRARKKNLVDFGWRLPSAYDNRPLRWEEFEQLIHQCVFVSATPGPFELEVSRCVVEQIVRPTGLVDPYVEVRPARGQIDDLLTEIRAQVARGERTLVTTLTKRMAEDLTGYLQEMGIKVHYLHSEIDTIERARLLKDLRLGTYDVLVGINLLREGLDLPEVSLVAILDADREGYLRSETALIQTMGRAARHVSGRVILYADEVTESMRRAIEETNRRRQIQLRYNEEHGITPQSVQKPIRDLLDLPEVSEEPETYAPGGEPATAEELVELVKERGRVLPWEVARMLLLGPEEVEATLRRLESEMRRAAANLEFERAARLRDQILELRRGLGEPVQPGHRGVRRGRGSRRR from the coding sequence ATGCCCGAGTTCCGCATGGTCACGGACCTGCCGCCCCGAGGGGACCAGCCCAAGGCCATCGAGGAGCTGGTTCGTAGCCTCCGGGCAGGCCACAAGTACACCACCCTGCTGGGCGTGACCGGCAGCGGGAAGACGTACACCATGGCCCGGGTGATCGAGCGCATGCAACGGCCCACCCTGGTGATCGCCCACAACAAGACCCTGGCCGCGCAGCTCTACAGTGAGTTCCGGGAGTTCTTCCCCCACAACGCGGTGCGCTACTTCGTGAGCTACTACGACTACTACCAGCCCGAGGCGTACGTGCCGCAGCTGGACCTGTACATCGCGAAGGACGCCAGCATCAACGAGGAGATCGACCGGCTGCGGCACGCCACCACCAAGGCCCTCATGGAGCGCCGGGACGTCATCGTGGTGGCTTCCGTCTCCTGCATCTACGGCCTGGGCCGGCCAGAGGACTACCGGGAGGTGACGCTGGTGGTGCGCCGGGGGGAGCGCCGCGCCCGGGAGGAGATCCTCCGGCGGCTGGTGGACATCCAGTACGAGCGGAACGACGTGGACTTCGCCCGGGGTCGGTTCCGGGTGCGGGGGGACGTGATCGAGGTGTTCCCCAGCTACGAGGACCACGCGGTTCGCATCGAGCTCTTCGGCGACGAGGTGGACCGCCTCCTGGAGCTGGATCCCCTCACGGGCGAGGTGCTGGAGGAGAAGGAGGCGGTGGCCATCTGGCCCGCGAAGCACTGGGTCACCACGGAAGATCGCCTCGCGCGGGCCCTGCGGAGCATCGAGGAGGAGCTCCAGGAACGGGTGGCGTGGTTCCGCGCCCAGGGGAGGCTCCTGGAGGCCCAGCGCCTGGAGTTCCGCACCCGGTACGACATGGAACTGTTGCGGGAGACGGGGTACTGTCCGGGAATCGAGAACTACTCCCGCCACCTGGACGGCCGGGCCCCGGGCGAGCGGCCCGGGTGTTTACTGGACTACTTCCCCCGCGACTACCTGATGTTCATCGACGAGTCCCACGTCACCGTCCCCCAGATCAAGGGGATGCACGAGGGAGACCGGGCCCGCAAGAAGAACCTGGTGGACTTCGGGTGGCGGCTCCCCTCCGCCTACGACAACCGTCCCCTGCGGTGGGAGGAGTTCGAACAGCTCATCCACCAGTGCGTGTTCGTCTCCGCCACCCCGGGCCCCTTCGAGCTCGAGGTCAGCCGTTGCGTGGTGGAGCAGATCGTGCGGCCTACGGGCCTCGTGGACCCGTACGTGGAGGTGCGGCCCGCCCGGGGACAGATCGATGACCTCCTGACGGAGATCCGGGCCCAGGTGGCGCGGGGCGAGCGCACCCTGGTCACCACCCTTACCAAACGCATGGCGGAGGACCTCACGGGGTACCTCCAGGAGATGGGGATCAAGGTGCACTACCTCCACTCGGAGATCGACACCATCGAGCGGGCTCGCCTCCTCAAGGACCTGCGCCTGGGCACCTACGACGTGCTGGTGGGCATCAACCTCCTCCGGGAAGGGCTGGACCTCCCCGAGGTGTCGCTGGTGGCCATCCTGGATGCGGACCGGGAGGGGTATCTGCGCAGCGAGACCGCCCTCATCCAGACCATGGGACGGGCGGCCCGGCACGTCTCCGGTCGGGTGATCCTCTACGCGGACGAGGTCACGGAGTCCATGCGCCGGGCCATCGAGGAGACCAACCGCCGCCGCCAGATCCAGCTCCGGTACAACGAGGAACACGGGATCACCCCGCAGTCCGTGCAGAAGCCCATCCGGGACCTCCTCGACCTCCCGGAGGTCTCGGAGGAACCCGAGACCTACGCTCCGGGTGGGGAACCCGCCACCGCGGAGGAGCTGGTGGAGCTCGTGAAGGAGCGGGGACGGGTGCTCCCGTGGGAGGTGGCCCGGATGCTGCTCCTGGGCCCGGAGGAGGTGGAGGCCACCCTCCGGCGGCTGGAGTCGGAGATGCGGCGGGCGGCCGCCAACCTGGAGTTCGAGCGGGCCGCAAGGCTGCGGGACCAGATCCTGGAACTGCGACGGGGACTCGGAGAACCCGTCCAACCCGGGCACAGGGGCGTCCGGCGCGGACGGGGCTCCCGGCGACGGTGA